The Chanodichthys erythropterus isolate Z2021 chromosome 14, ASM2448905v1, whole genome shotgun sequence genome window below encodes:
- the LOC137035879 gene encoding uncharacterized protein: MKVKLDFHSARDSEQEHVTTQHSDNQYKRQRKKEKPKMTLENESIEGKYFIIETGNSCDLRNQILHRLHRQRPGLKEVHTVRECDVILVFCTISSRVGTDIDAALKDLNNRSASKPAIFMALHHTFEPEKVIPDSSRYVNRMKTLTVDCLFNEDQGLLNCSKNDEALTKIAQPFKLQEQCKWNMNVTVAVTVTIAIIILIAIGLSLWYRRDGMEHQQMKRKIHLISNCGFFK; encoded by the exons CGTAACTACACAACACTCAGATAACCAGTACAaaagacagagaaagaaagaaaagccaAAAATGACGCTGGAAAATGAAAGTATTGAAG GAAAATACTTTATAATTGAGACTGGAAATTCATGCGATTTACGGAACCAGATTTTACATCGTCTCCATCGACAAAGGCCTGGTTTAAAGGAGGTGCACACTGTGAGAGAGTGTGATGTGATTTTGGTCTTCTGCACCATTTCTTCACGGGTCGGAACTGACATTGATGCTGCATTGAAAGATCTTAATAACCGTTCAG cATCCAAACCAGCTATTTTTATGGCGCTTCATCACACATTTGAGCCAGAGAAAGTCATACCAGACAGCAGCAGATATGTGAACAGGATGAAAACACTCACTGTGGACTGTCTGTTCAATGAAGATCAGGGTTTGTTGAACTGCAGCAAGAATGATGAGGCGCTGACCAAAATTGCTCAACCGTTTAAGCTTCAG GAACAATGTAAATGGAATATGAATGTTACCGTTGCCGTTACCGTCACCATTGCCATCATTATCTTGATTGCCATTGGCCTTTCTCTGTGGTACAG AAGAGATGGCATGGAACACCAACAAATGAAGAGAAAGATCCATTTAATCAGTAACTGtggattttttaaatga